One Punica granatum isolate Tunisia-2019 chromosome 3, ASM765513v2, whole genome shotgun sequence genomic window carries:
- the LOC116199332 gene encoding squamosa promoter-binding-like protein 2 isoform X1, whose translation MSSLSVMEWNTKHPLQWEWENLVTSGPKATDNMKVWQPSEWGIEAEEGMDSGSLYSYRGGSASGGSSGGTSFDPGYTCLSKSSKSPSMNSSSTEEMKFPKFSVEACKGYPEDFSCKRDIATAELCGASPTLESSVCSGEPLLSLKLGKRTYFEDISDGSNPRASNFPLVAKSPDASAKKMKSTSQNMPAPCCQVEGCNIDLSSAKDYHRKHRVCESHSKSPKVVVNGVERRFCQQCSRFHGLSEFDENKRSCRKRLSDHNARRRKPHPDVAHFNQSRLSTIIYGSLQQMNSIYSGVPFEHTKSSVNLTWSNPSTLKFMQTKGDALKPGKAGDVEGNPRHSNKLSNTMRPVTARRDGYELLPLKGTTVKTLDGGSEESLISSSGLDAPQDLHRALSLLSTDSRDSCKQSKPALHDMNNVNIPKPCTYGVPQSLGLPLSSTKYWNMEQWPSNTQRHDLTPQSGGNGSSFGNSNFSECLLPSEGQHLFGFEPVHLN comes from the exons ATGAGTTCACTTTCAGTGATGGAGTGGAACACCAAGCATCCCTTGCAGTGGGAGTGGGAAAATCTGGTTACATCTGGTCCCAAGGCAACTGACAATATGAAGGTCTGGCAACCTTCTGAGTGGGGAATTGAGGCAGAGGAGGGAATGGACTCTGGATCTTTATACTCATATAGAGGTGGCTCCGCTAGTGGTGGCAGCAGTGGTGGAACCAGCTTTGATCCTGGATACACTTGCTTGTCAAAGAGTTCAAAGTCACCCTCCATGAATTCCTCATCAACCGAAGAAATGAAATTCCCGAAATTCTCAGTTGAGGCTTGTAAAGGTTACCCTGAAGATTTTAGTTGCAAGAGGGATATTGCTACAGCTGAATTATGTGGAGCTTCTCCAACACTTGAGTCCTCAGTCTGCTCTGGTGAACCATTGCTCAGTCTAAAGCTTGGTAAACGAACCTACTTTGAAGATATCTCGGACGGGAGCAATCCTAGGGCCTCAAATTTCCCTTTGGTTGCCAAATCTCCTGATGCTTCGgcaaagaaaatgaagtcCACTAGTCAGAACATGCCTGCTCCCTGCTGCCAAGTGGAAGGCTGTAACATTGATCTCTCTTCTGCTAAAGATTACCACCGAAAGCATAGAGTCTGTGAGAGCCATTCCAAGAGCCCAAAAGTCGTTGTAAATGGCGTAGAACGACGTTTCTGTCAGCAGTGTAGCAG GTTCCATGGGCTGTCAGAGTTTGATGAAAACAAGCGTAGCTGTCGTAAGCGTTTGTCTGATCATAATGCTAGGCGCAGGAAGCCACATCCTGATGTAGCCCATTTTAACCAATCAAGGTTATCTACGATTATCTACG GTAGCTTGCAACAAATGAATTCTATTTATTCTGGAGTTCCATTTGAGCACACCAAGTCTTCTGTCAACTTAACATGGTCAAACCCATCAACTCTCAAGTTCatgcaaacaaaaggagatGCTTTGAAGCCTGGAAAAGCTGGAGATGTTGAGGGGAATCCACGTCATAGTAATAAGCTGTCTAACACCATGAGGCCCGTCACTGCAAGAAGAGATGGTTATGAGCTACTTCCTCTCAAAGGCACCACTGTCAAGACTCTTGATGGAG GTTCAGAAGAGTCTCTGATCTCTTCAAGCGGCTTGGATGCTCCACAGGATCTTCATCgtgctctctctcttctgtcAACTGATTCTCGTGATTCATGCAAACAATCTAAGCCTGCCCTCCACGATATGAACAACGTGAACATTCCCAAGCCTTGTACTTATGGAGTTCCTCAAAGCTTAGGCTTACCCCTCAGTTCAACCAAGTACTGGAACATGGAACAATGGCCGAGCAACACTCAGAGGCATGACTTGACTCCACAGAGCGGTGGAAATGGCAGCAGTTTTGGCAACAGCAACTTTTCAGAATGCCTGCTCCCCTCTGAGGGTCAACACCTGTTTGGGTTTGAGCCGGTCCATCTAAATTGA
- the LOC116199332 gene encoding squamosa promoter-binding-like protein 12 isoform X2 produces MSSLSVMEWNTKHPLQWEWENLVTSGPKATDNMKVWQPSEWGIEAEEGMDSGSLYSYRGGSASGGSSGGTSFDPGYTCLSKSSKSPSMNSSSTEEMKFPKFSVEACKGYPEDFSCKRDIATAELCGASPTLESSVCSGEPLLSLKLGKRTYFEDISDGSNPRASNFPLVAKSPDASAKKMKSTSQNMPAPCCQVEGCNIDLSSAKDYHRKHRVCESHSKSPKVVVNGVERRFCQQCSRFHGLSEFDENKRSCRKRLSDHNARRRKPHPDVAHFNQSRLSTIIYGSLQQMNSIYSGVPFEHTKSSVNLTWSNPSTLKFMQTKGDALKPGKAGDVEGNPRHSNKLSNTMRPVTARRDGYELLPLKGTTVKTLDGEGLSKLAFGAKQSNTIIYISLDFHGLLVFSKWLKFYFPLVLC; encoded by the exons ATGAGTTCACTTTCAGTGATGGAGTGGAACACCAAGCATCCCTTGCAGTGGGAGTGGGAAAATCTGGTTACATCTGGTCCCAAGGCAACTGACAATATGAAGGTCTGGCAACCTTCTGAGTGGGGAATTGAGGCAGAGGAGGGAATGGACTCTGGATCTTTATACTCATATAGAGGTGGCTCCGCTAGTGGTGGCAGCAGTGGTGGAACCAGCTTTGATCCTGGATACACTTGCTTGTCAAAGAGTTCAAAGTCACCCTCCATGAATTCCTCATCAACCGAAGAAATGAAATTCCCGAAATTCTCAGTTGAGGCTTGTAAAGGTTACCCTGAAGATTTTAGTTGCAAGAGGGATATTGCTACAGCTGAATTATGTGGAGCTTCTCCAACACTTGAGTCCTCAGTCTGCTCTGGTGAACCATTGCTCAGTCTAAAGCTTGGTAAACGAACCTACTTTGAAGATATCTCGGACGGGAGCAATCCTAGGGCCTCAAATTTCCCTTTGGTTGCCAAATCTCCTGATGCTTCGgcaaagaaaatgaagtcCACTAGTCAGAACATGCCTGCTCCCTGCTGCCAAGTGGAAGGCTGTAACATTGATCTCTCTTCTGCTAAAGATTACCACCGAAAGCATAGAGTCTGTGAGAGCCATTCCAAGAGCCCAAAAGTCGTTGTAAATGGCGTAGAACGACGTTTCTGTCAGCAGTGTAGCAG GTTCCATGGGCTGTCAGAGTTTGATGAAAACAAGCGTAGCTGTCGTAAGCGTTTGTCTGATCATAATGCTAGGCGCAGGAAGCCACATCCTGATGTAGCCCATTTTAACCAATCAAGGTTATCTACGATTATCTACG GTAGCTTGCAACAAATGAATTCTATTTATTCTGGAGTTCCATTTGAGCACACCAAGTCTTCTGTCAACTTAACATGGTCAAACCCATCAACTCTCAAGTTCatgcaaacaaaaggagatGCTTTGAAGCCTGGAAAAGCTGGAGATGTTGAGGGGAATCCACGTCATAGTAATAAGCTGTCTAACACCATGAGGCCCGTCACTGCAAGAAGAGATGGTTATGAGCTACTTCCTCTCAAAGGCACCACTGTCAAGACTCTTGATGGAG AAGGCTTGTCAAAATTGGCTTTTGGAGCAAAGCAAAGTAATACAATTATTTACATTTCACTGGATTTCCATGGGCTGCTTGTGTTCTCAAAGTGGTTAAAGTTTTATTTCCCACTTGTGCTTTGCTAG
- the LOC116199333 gene encoding ranBP2-type zinc finger protein At1g67325 — translation MSQVDNRNSSAVKRARTDGSRREDDWTCPSCGNVNFSFRTTCNMRNCTQPRPADHNSKSALKPAQPPQGFSSASPYMGSGVPSSMYMGVPPYGSSMFNGSSIPPYDMPFSGGSMYPYNYGNRLSTGSPYRPLHLSGPAPYPSGSMIGSGGMYGMPPMMDRYGLGLPMGPGAMGPRPGFFHDDKIQKKGTDATRDNDWTCPKCGNVNFSFRTVCNMRKCNTPKPGSQGSKLDKNSKQKMPEGSWKCEQCGNINYPFRTKCNRQNCGADKPAELEKSPSPAEEENEQ, via the exons ATGTCTCAG GTTGATAACAGAAACTCTTCAGCTGTCAAACGAGCCAGAACCGATG GTAGCCGAAGGGAAGATGATTGGACTTGCCCCAGCTGTGGCAATGTCAATTTCTCATTCAGAACAACTTGTAATATGCGAAATTGCACCCAACCGAGGCCAGCTGACCATAATTCG AAATCTGCCCTGAAGCCTGCACAACCTCCGCAAGGATTTTCATCTGCATCACCATATATGGGTTCTGGAGTACCTTCTTCTATGTACATGGGTGTGCCACCTTATGGCTCTTCAATGTTCAACGGCTCTTCAATTCCTCCTTATGACATGCCTTTCTCTGGAGGCTCGATGTATCCTTATAACTATGGCAACCGCCTATCTACTGGTAGCCCTTATAGACCACTGCATCTATCAGGGCCGGCACCATATCCAAGTGGATCAATGATTGGAAGTG GAGGGATGTATGGCATGCCCCCTATGATGGATAGGTACGGCTTAGGCTTGCCTATGGGGCCTGGCGCAATG GGACCGAGGCCTGGCTTCTTTCATGATGATAAGATTCAAAAGAAGGGCACAG ATGCTACTCGAGACAATGATTGGACATGCCCAAAATGTGGAAATGTCAATTTCTCTTTCAGAACTGTTTGCAATATGAGAAAGTGCAATACCCCGAAGCCTGGATCTCAG GGTTCAAAGTTGGATAAGAATTCTA AACAAAAAATGCCGGAGGGAAGCTGGAAGTGTGAGCAATGTGGCAACATAAACTATCCATTCAGGACCAAGTGTAATAGACAAAACTGCGGGGCTGACAAGCCAGCTGAGCTGGAGAAGTCACCTTCTCCAGCAGAGGAAGAAAATGAACAG TGA
- the LOC116198639 gene encoding non-specific lipid transfer protein GPI-anchored 1, which translates to MGSMQARRSSVVMAGCILAAIMMSVVAGVRAQGPLATKCSQEFQKVTACLSYATGKADKPTKECCTAVTDIRGTDPACLCFIIQQAHNGSEQIKNMGIQEPRLLLLPSACSLKNTNISDCPKLLGIPPTSPDYAIFTNASATAAPPAPSGTSSPDTANTHSGAAKHGPQLPMFAMVAAAVLLSAFQIGSASKLFGPW; encoded by the exons ATGGGATCGATGCAGGCTCGCCGATCGTCGGTTGTCATGGCGGGTTGCATACTTGCGGCTATCATGATGTCGGTCGTGGCCGGTGTTAGGGCACAGGGGCCGCTGGCGACCAAGTGCTCCCAGGAGTTCCAAAAGGTGACGGCGTGCCTGAGCTATGCGACGGGGAAGGCGGACAAGCCGACGAAGGAGTGCTGCACGGCAGTTACGGACATACGGGGGACGGACCCGGCGTGCCTGTGCTTCATAATACAGCAGGCACACAACGGGAGCGAGCAGATAAAGAACATGGGCATCCAGGAGCCCcggctcctcctcctcccctctGCGTGCTCCCTCAAGAACACCAACATCTCCGACTGCCCCA AGCTGCTAGGAATACCTCCAACTTCCCCAGACTACGCCATCTTCACCAATGCCTCTGCCACCGCTGCCCCGCCAGCGCCCTCTGGAACATCCTCGCCGGATACGGCCAACACTCACTCCGGTGCAGCCAAGCACGGCCCACAGCTTCCCATGTTTGCCATGGTCGCAGCGGCGGTACTCCTCAGTGCTTTCCAGATTGGATCGGCCTCTAAGCTTTTCGGGCCATGGTAA
- the LOC116201295 gene encoding uncharacterized protein LOC116201295, with translation MGNNGESNVKDVGVAELEESPSRSPTQSRPTSMVIKKGRRVIPAHLIAEAISTLHGLDLRWSGPITPSEMQYVEQYVFAKYPQYCNGLVEGEKIDFDSLSINDEADPGPDDKRKSPKSSAMGGNKDLSSPSFNRSLSDLDKTQLEPSRLLDILMKKSSPQGNFISIPEIQARNRALRHCGLREDDYLVLFMPNYKDAMVMIGESYPFFKGSYYMTIIGEEDDKIREFASAKESKIIAAPETWLDLRIKGSQLSQYFRRKCKHIPKGLFSYPAVVNGTRPSMHWISEAHRNSWHVLLDATGLVFGEDHLALALHRPDFVLCTLENGPVQPARITCLLVRRKSFDTAASTA, from the exons ATGGGAAATAATGGCGAATCCAATGTTAAG GATGTGGGGGTTGCTGAACTCGAAGAGTCGCCGAGCAGATCTCCAACGCAAAGCCGACCCACTAGCATGGTTATCAAG AAGGGGCGAAGGGTGATTCCAGCCCACTTGATCGCCGAAGCCATATCGACCCTTCATGGACTCGACTTGAGATGGTCTGGACCGATCACGCCGAGCGAAATGCAATATGTTGAACAGTACGTGTTCGCCAAGTACCCTCAGTACTGCAATGGACTCGTGGAAGGAGAAAAGATCGATTTCGACAGTCTTTCCATAAATGATGAGGCTGATCCCGGGCCAGATGACAAGAGGAAGTCCCCGAAAAGCAGCGCCATGGGAGGTAACAAAGATTTGTCGTCTCCCTCGTTCAACAGGAGCCTATCTGACCTCGACAAAACGCAGCTGGAGCCATCGAGACTGCTCGACATCCTCATGAAGAAATCCTCTCCCCAGGGTAACTTCATATCGATTCCGGAAATACAAGCACGAAACCGAGCCTTGAGGCATTGTGGCCTAAGGGAAGATGACTATTTGGTCCTGTTCATGCCGAATTACAAGGACGCTATGGTCATGATAGGAGAGAGCTATCCCTTCTTCAAGGGAAGCTACTACATGACCATCATCGGCGAAGAAGACGATAAGATTAGAGAGTTTGCATCTGCCAAAGAATCGAAGATCATCGCGGCGCCGGAGACGTGGTTAGACCTTAGGATTAAGGGGTCTCAGCTGAGCCAGTACTTCAGGAGGAAGTGCAAGCACATTCCCAAGGGACTATTCTCATACCCTGCTGTCGTGAACGGGACCCGCCCCTCGATGCACTGGATATCAGAGGCCCACAGGAACTCATGGCATGTCCTGCTCGACGCCACGGGATTGGTCTTCGGGGAAGATCACCTAGCACTGGCCCTGCACAGGCCAGACTTCGTGCTGTGCACGCTGGAGAACGGCCCGGTCCAGCCGGCCAGGATCACCTGTCTGCTAGTGAGAAGGAAGTCGTTCGATACCGCGGCATCTACCGCTTGA
- the LOC116201296 gene encoding uncharacterized protein LOC116201296, with amino-acid sequence MACRTVLRGVFLTEPWRPLRSNLSCCSSLSYPRNAALCSARRMSCEYTGPADTMYFGSAWTQQQQQQLSCSGNDAASPSSSDPSEDDQEQNPPQEAVLKAISEVSKTQGRVGQTTNVVIGGTVTDDSSNEWLALDKKVNTYPTVRGFTAIGTGGDDFVQAMVVAVESVIQQPIPKGRVKQKLSSQGKYVSVNIGPIQVISSEQVQAVYNAMRRDDRMKYFL; translated from the exons ATGGCGTGTCGAACCGTGCTGCGAGGCGTGTTCCTAACGGAGCCGTGGAGGCCCCTTCGGTCAAACCTGAGCTGCTGCTCCTCCCTCTCGTACCCGAGAAACGCCGCGCTCTGCTCCGCCCGGAGGATGTCGTGCGAGTATACTGGCCCTGCGGATACTATGTATTTCGGCTCCGCATGGACacagcaacagcagcagcagctcagCTGCTCAGGCAACGACGCGGCGTCGCCTTCCTCGTCTGATCCCTCCGAGGACGATCAGGAGCAGAATCCGCCTCAGGAGGCTGTCCTTAAGGCCATTTCAG AGGTGTCCAAGACCCAAGGGAGAGTTGGGCAAACAACAAACGTCGTTATTGGTGGGACAGTAACTGATGATTCTAGCAACGAGTGGCTTGCCTTGGATAAGAAG GTGAACACATACCCGACAGTCAGAGGGTTCACTGCCATTGGAACTGGTGGTGATGATTTTGTGCAGGCTATGGTTGTTGCCGTCGAATCTGTCATCCAACAGCCAATCCCTAAG GGTCGAGTGAAGCAGAAATTGTCATCCCAGGGCAAGTACGTTTCTGTAAATATTGGACCAATTCAAGTCATTTCAAGTGAACAg GTTCAAGCAGTATATAATGCCATGAGGAGAGATGACCGGATGAAATACTTTTTGTAA
- the LOC116201995 gene encoding uncharacterized protein LOC116201995 — protein MGPIVLTQLGLSMLAGAVLVKSVMDQKPMAGPFQRCSTCNGTGRVACLCSQWSDGDVGCRTCSGSGRMACSSCGGTGTGRPIPVQLSVKRPNRPY, from the coding sequence ATGGGCCCGATCGTGCTGACTCAGCTGGGCCTCAGCATGTTGGCAGGCgccgtcctcgtcaagtcggTCATGGACCAGAAGCCCATGGCCGGCCCTTTCCAGCGGTGCTCGACCTGCAACGGCACGGGCCGCGTCGCCTGCCTATGCTCCCAATGGTCCGACGGGGACGTGGGGTGCCGGACCTGCTCCGGGTCTGGACGGATGGCGTGCAGCAGCTGCGGCGGGACTGGCACCGGCCGGCCCATCCCGGTCCAGCTCTCGGTGAAGCGCCCGAACCGCCCTTATTGA